A section of the Streptomyces sp. Je 1-369 genome encodes:
- a CDS encoding STAS domain-containing protein: MTASEENLVRIEGPLRPGDVPRLCEQVAAARHGPQGGPGGGGPGGGGAGDVVCDVGAVTTADFATVDAIARLHLAARRAGGRIRLRNPAPALLALLGLVGLVELLGLVVEMEGHAEQREPPGRVQEAVEAGDPAL, encoded by the coding sequence GTGACTGCTTCCGAAGAGAACCTCGTCCGGATCGAGGGCCCCCTGCGCCCAGGCGACGTCCCGCGCCTGTGCGAGCAGGTGGCCGCCGCCCGGCACGGCCCGCAAGGCGGTCCCGGTGGCGGCGGTCCCGGTGGCGGCGGGGCAGGCGACGTCGTCTGTGATGTCGGCGCCGTCACCACCGCCGACTTCGCCACCGTCGACGCGATCGCTCGTCTGCACCTCGCCGCCCGCCGGGCAGGGGGCCGGATCCGTCTCAGGAACCCCGCCCCCGCCCTGCTGGCCCTGCTCGGCCTCGTGGGCCTCGTCGAGCTCCTCGGTCTAGTCGTCGAGATGGAGGGGCATGCCGAACAGCGGGAACCACCGGGGCGTGTCCAGGAAGCAGTGGAAGCCGGTGATCCGGCCCTCTGA
- a CDS encoding PspC domain-containing protein: protein MTALARPTHGRMIGGVCAALAKRFGTSATTMRVIFVVSCLLPGPQFLLYIAMWILLPSESKARQAW, encoded by the coding sequence ATGACCGCCCTTGCCCGCCCCACCCACGGCCGGATGATCGGCGGAGTGTGCGCAGCCCTCGCCAAGCGCTTCGGCACGTCCGCGACGACCATGCGCGTGATCTTCGTGGTCTCGTGCCTGCTGCCCGGCCCGCAGTTCCTGCTCTACATCGCGATGTGGATCCTGCTCCCCTCGGAGAGCAAGGCGCGTCAGGCCTGGTGA
- a CDS encoding MFS transporter codes for MPAASSGASVTHAVAPAPSSPAADTRLTPGGPGYRRMSFALFLAGVATFALLYSTQALLPLVSADFGVSASTASWTVSGATGALALFVLPLSALSERYGRRAMMTASLTVAVAVGLLVPFAPSVEVLIVLRAVQGAALAGLPASAMAFLAEEVRPKALVAAIGLFVAGNSIGGMSGRIVTGWVAQAWGWRAAVGVVGVLAVLCAVAFRVLLPAPRHFTPGPLSPKSLARTVRTHLSNPLLCRLYAIGALFMTVFGAVYTVIGYRLTEAPFSLPQGVIGSIFLVYLVGTVSSAAAGRLVARLGRRGALYLAVSTTAGGLLLSLSPSLVLVLLGLVLITAGFFAGHAVASSSVSRTATTGRAQASALYQSAYYLGSSAGGTLGAVAFHAGGWAGTVGLGLLAVLGVVSVTVWGSHAARVRERRTLVARSC; via the coding sequence ATGCCTGCTGCCAGTAGCGGGGCGTCCGTCACCCATGCGGTCGCCCCTGCCCCGTCGTCCCCCGCCGCCGATACCCGACTGACTCCGGGCGGGCCCGGCTACCGCCGGATGAGCTTCGCGCTCTTCCTCGCCGGCGTCGCCACCTTCGCCCTCCTCTACTCCACGCAGGCCCTCCTCCCCCTCGTCTCCGCCGACTTCGGCGTGAGCGCGAGCACGGCCAGCTGGACGGTGTCGGGGGCCACGGGCGCACTGGCCCTCTTCGTCCTTCCGCTGAGCGCCCTCAGTGAGCGCTACGGGCGGCGCGCGATGATGACCGCCTCGCTGACCGTCGCCGTCGCCGTCGGACTCCTCGTGCCCTTCGCGCCCTCGGTCGAGGTGCTGATCGTGCTGCGCGCCGTGCAGGGCGCGGCGCTCGCGGGACTTCCCGCCTCCGCGATGGCGTTCCTCGCCGAAGAGGTACGGCCCAAGGCGCTGGTCGCCGCGATCGGCCTGTTCGTGGCGGGCAACTCCATCGGCGGGATGAGCGGGCGCATCGTCACGGGCTGGGTCGCGCAGGCCTGGGGCTGGCGTGCGGCGGTCGGCGTGGTCGGTGTCCTCGCGGTGCTCTGCGCGGTCGCGTTCCGCGTACTGCTGCCCGCGCCCCGGCACTTCACCCCGGGCCCGCTCAGCCCCAAGTCGCTCGCGCGCACGGTGCGCACGCATCTCTCGAACCCGCTCCTGTGCAGGCTGTACGCGATCGGGGCGCTGTTCATGACCGTGTTCGGCGCGGTCTACACGGTGATCGGGTACCGCCTCACCGAGGCGCCGTTCTCACTGCCGCAGGGCGTCATCGGCTCGATCTTCCTGGTCTACCTCGTCGGCACGGTCTCGTCGGCCGCGGCCGGACGGCTCGTGGCACGCCTTGGGCGGCGCGGCGCGCTGTACCTGGCGGTGAGCACGACGGCAGGCGGACTGCTCCTCTCCCTCTCCCCTTCGCTGGTCCTCGTACTGCTCGGACTCGTGCTGATCACCGCGGGGTTCTTCGCGGGGCACGCGGTCGCGTCCTCGTCGGTGAGCCGGACGGCGACGACCGGCCGTGCGCAGGCGTCCGCGCTCTACCAGTCCGCGTACTACCTGGGCTCCAGCGCGGGCGGCACGCTCGGCGCGGTCGCCTTCCACGCTGGCGGCTGGGCCGGGACGGTCGGGCTCGGACTCCTCGCGGTGCTGGGCGTCGTGTCGGTCACGGTGTGGGGATCGCACGCGGCGCGGGTGCGGGAACGGCGCACGCTGGTGGCCCGCTCCTGCTGA
- a CDS encoding cytidine deaminase, translating into MTTAAADTDWDALREAAREAMSRAYAPYSGFPVGAAALVDDGRTVSGCNVENASYGLGLCAECGLVSQLQLTGGGRLTHFTCVDGKGEILMPCGRCRQLLYEFGGAELLLETSSGVRSLGDMLPDAFGPQHLN; encoded by the coding sequence GTGACGACTGCTGCCGCCGACACCGACTGGGACGCCCTGCGGGAGGCCGCGCGCGAGGCGATGTCCCGCGCGTACGCGCCCTATTCGGGCTTCCCGGTCGGCGCCGCGGCCCTGGTCGACGACGGAAGAACGGTCTCCGGCTGCAACGTCGAGAACGCCTCGTACGGCCTCGGCCTGTGCGCCGAGTGCGGCCTGGTCTCGCAGCTCCAGCTGACCGGCGGCGGCCGCCTCACGCACTTCACGTGTGTGGACGGCAAGGGCGAGATCCTGATGCCGTGCGGCCGCTGCCGCCAGCTGCTGTACGAGTTCGGCGGCGCGGAGCTCCTTCTGGAGACGTCGTCGGGCGTGCGGTCGCTGGGGGACATGCTCCCCGACGCGTTCGGCCCGCAGCACCTCAACTGA
- a CDS encoding LysR family transcriptional regulator translates to MQHQHRSQGRLSHDSDAQDIVALLAPRLAYFAGVARTEHVTRAAEQMRIPQSTLSRALVRLERDLGVDLFARRGRTVSLTPAGRTFLTSVERALGEVERAAESVRADADPASGKVAFGFLHTMGSETVPGLIRAFRADHPRIRFSLVQNYGEAMLERLRAGELDLCLTSPVPDAPDLVARRLDEQRLRLVVPDDHRLASRKRVRLAETAEEAFVTLEPGYGLRRITDALCREAGFKPRIAFEGEEAETLRGLVAAGLGVALLPPPAVPRPGVVELTVTGQRAVREIGVAWLDGHPDTPPVAAFKEFLLSRKGKLLQQSSQQVTF, encoded by the coding sequence ATGCAGCATCAGCACAGGTCACAGGGGCGGCTGTCACACGACAGTGACGCGCAGGACATCGTGGCGCTGCTCGCGCCACGCCTCGCGTACTTCGCGGGAGTCGCCCGCACCGAACACGTCACGCGCGCCGCCGAGCAGATGCGCATCCCCCAGTCGACGCTGTCCCGCGCCCTCGTCCGCCTCGAACGGGACCTCGGCGTCGACCTGTTCGCACGCCGCGGCCGCACGGTCTCGCTCACCCCGGCGGGCCGCACCTTCCTCACGTCGGTGGAGCGGGCCCTCGGCGAGGTGGAGCGCGCCGCCGAGTCGGTGCGCGCCGACGCCGACCCGGCCTCCGGCAAGGTCGCCTTCGGCTTTCTGCACACCATGGGCTCGGAGACGGTCCCCGGCCTCATCCGCGCCTTCCGCGCCGACCACCCCCGCATCCGCTTCAGCCTCGTCCAGAACTACGGCGAGGCGATGCTGGAGCGGCTGCGCGCGGGCGAACTCGACCTCTGCCTCACCTCACCCGTACCCGACGCCCCCGACCTGGTCGCCCGCCGCCTCGACGAGCAGCGCCTGCGCCTGGTCGTCCCCGACGACCACCGCCTCGCCTCCCGCAAACGGGTCCGCCTCGCCGAGACCGCGGAGGAGGCATTCGTGACCCTGGAGCCCGGGTACGGCCTGCGCCGCATCACGGACGCCCTCTGCCGCGAGGCGGGCTTCAAGCCCCGCATCGCCTTCGAGGGCGAGGAGGCGGAGACCCTGCGCGGCCTGGTCGCGGCAGGCCTTGGCGTGGCCCTGCTGCCGCCGCCCGCGGTGCCGCGGCCGGGAGTGGTGGAGCTGACGGTGACGGGCCAGCGGGCGGTGCGCGAGATCGGCGTGGCCTGGCTCGACGGCCACCCGGACACGCCACCGGTGGCGGCGTTCAAGGAGTTCCTGCTGAGCAGGAAGGGAAAGCTCCTGCAGCAGTCCTCCCAGCAGGTCACCTTCTGA
- a CDS encoding VanZ family protein, protein MRQGSGGHSAAIRFRAAGGLLLVAHLLLVGWITLRPLDVPWVSAANMEPLAGIKADLALGGVQAARRIGESVLLLAPLGVLLPLAGGRLEVSPWGSLVRTVAAGAMLSLGIELLQTGVPGQVVDIDSLLLNTFGVALAHVAVVPAARARLRRGSDGRARVPLPREDTSQGPTPTIPRVGIAP, encoded by the coding sequence GTGCGTCAAGGCTCGGGCGGTCACAGTGCCGCCATTCGCTTCCGTGCGGCGGGGGGACTCCTCCTCGTCGCACATCTTCTGCTCGTCGGGTGGATCACGCTGCGCCCGCTGGACGTCCCCTGGGTGAGCGCCGCGAACATGGAGCCGCTCGCCGGGATCAAGGCGGATCTGGCGCTCGGCGGTGTGCAGGCGGCCCGCCGGATCGGCGAGAGCGTGCTGCTGCTCGCCCCGCTCGGTGTGCTGCTTCCGCTGGCCGGCGGCCGGCTCGAGGTCTCGCCGTGGGGTTCGCTGGTGCGCACGGTCGCCGCCGGGGCGATGCTGTCGCTCGGCATCGAACTGCTGCAGACCGGGGTGCCCGGTCAGGTCGTCGACATCGACTCGCTGCTCCTGAACACCTTCGGGGTGGCCCTCGCGCATGTCGCCGTCGTGCCCGCGGCCAGGGCGCGGCTCCGTCGTGGGAGTGACGGGAGGGCCCGGGTGCCCCTCCCCCGGGAGGACACGTCTCAGGGTCCGACCCCGACGATTCCCAGGGTCGGTATCGCACCGTAG
- a CDS encoding ATP-binding protein: protein MKQSAAKSLGVAALGAAFAAAGAGAANAVPADPAAALGPVSSMVPAAGATESLSAGQNALGSGLNATEPVLNNVKGPKPGGPTSPVSGLLGGLPLGGSGVNGLPLG from the coding sequence ATGAAGCAGTCTGCCGCCAAGTCCCTCGGTGTCGCCGCTCTCGGCGCCGCTTTCGCCGCCGCGGGTGCCGGTGCCGCGAACGCCGTCCCCGCCGACCCCGCGGCCGCGCTCGGCCCCGTCTCCTCCATGGTCCCGGCCGCCGGCGCCACCGAGTCCCTCTCCGCCGGACAGAACGCCCTCGGCAGCGGCCTGAACGCCACCGAGCCCGTCCTCAACAACGTCAAGGGCCCCAAGCCGGGCGGCCCGACCTCGCCGGTCTCCGGCCTGCTCGGCGGCCTGCCCCTCGGCGGCAGCGGCGTCAACGGCCTGCCGCTCGGCTGA
- a CDS encoding thymidine phosphorylase produces MDVISVIRTKRDRGELSDEQIDWVIDAYTRGTVADEQMSSLAMAILLNGMNRKEIARWTAAMIASGERMDFSALSRPTADKHSTGGVGDKITLPLAPLVAACGAAVPQLSGRGLGHTGGTLDKLEAIPGWRALLSNEEMLNVLEGVGSVICAAGDGLAPADKKLYALRDVTGTVEAIPLIASSIMSKKIAEGTGSLVLDVKVGTGAFMKNLDDARELAATMVELGTDSGVRTAALLTDMSTPLGLTAGNALEVRESVEVLAGGGPADVVELTLALAREMLDAAGLKDADPAKALADGSAMDVWRRMIAAQGGDPDAELPVARERHVVRAPSSGILTRLDAYDVGVAAWRLGAGRARKEDVVQAGAGVELHAKPGDSVEAGAPLLTLHTDTPDRFAYALESVAGSYDIAPAGTGFSATPIILDRIG; encoded by the coding sequence ATGGACGTCATCTCCGTCATCCGTACCAAGCGCGACCGGGGCGAGCTCAGCGACGAGCAGATCGACTGGGTCATCGACGCGTACACGCGCGGCACGGTCGCCGACGAACAGATGTCGTCCCTCGCGATGGCGATCCTCCTGAACGGCATGAACCGCAAGGAGATCGCCCGCTGGACCGCCGCGATGATCGCGTCCGGCGAGCGCATGGACTTCTCCGCGCTCTCCCGCCCCACCGCCGACAAGCACTCCACCGGCGGCGTCGGCGACAAGATCACGCTGCCGCTCGCCCCGCTGGTCGCCGCGTGTGGCGCGGCCGTCCCGCAGCTCTCGGGCCGCGGCCTCGGCCACACCGGCGGCACGCTCGACAAGCTGGAGGCCATCCCCGGCTGGCGGGCGCTGCTCTCCAACGAGGAGATGCTCAACGTCCTGGAGGGCGTCGGCTCGGTCATCTGCGCGGCGGGCGACGGCCTGGCCCCCGCCGACAAGAAGCTCTACGCCCTGCGCGACGTGACCGGCACGGTGGAGGCGATCCCGCTGATCGCTTCTTCGATCATGTCCAAGAAGATCGCCGAGGGGACGGGCTCCCTGGTCCTCGACGTGAAGGTCGGCACCGGCGCGTTCATGAAGAACCTGGACGACGCGCGCGAGCTGGCCGCCACGATGGTGGAGCTCGGCACGGACAGCGGCGTCCGCACGGCGGCGCTCCTCACGGACATGTCGACGCCGCTCGGCCTGACGGCGGGCAACGCGCTCGAGGTCCGCGAGTCGGTCGAGGTCCTCGCGGGCGGCGGCCCGGCCGACGTCGTCGAGCTCACCCTCGCGCTGGCCCGGGAGATGCTGGACGCGGCGGGCCTGAAGGACGCGGACCCCGCGAAGGCCCTCGCCGACGGTTCGGCGATGGACGTGTGGCGCCGCATGATCGCGGCGCAGGGCGGTGACCCGGATGCGGAGCTGCCGGTGGCACGGGAGCGGCATGTGGTGCGGGCTCCCTCGTCCGGCATCCTCACCCGCCTCGACGCGTACGACGTCGGCGTCGCCGCGTGGCGTCTTGGCGCGGGGCGTGCGCGCAAGGAGGACGTGGTGCAGGCGGGTGCGGGCGTCGAGCTCCACGCGAAGCCGGGCGACTCCGTCGAGGCGGGCGCGCCTCTGCTCACCCTCCACACGGACACGCCGGACCGCTTCGCGTACGCGCTGGAGTCGGTGGCCGGCTCCTACGACATCGCTCCGGCCGGGACGGGCTTCTCGGCGACTCCGATCATCCTGGACCGGATCGGCTAG
- a CDS encoding ABC transporter permease — MSSATVAKAPAEQPAPGRRRVSLPVLLLIIAGVLVLTSVVRMITGADGITSTGQMSTALKLAVPIGLAGLGGLWAERAGVVNIGLEGMLILGTWFGAWAGFQWGPWVGVLFGIIGGALGGLLHAIVTITFNVNHIVSGVALNILALGATRYLSTFAFEGEEGGTSKQSPPVESLGNFSVPGLSDWLQDLNDKHWFLVSDLAGLIGGLITDLSPLTVVAVAMVPLSWWILWRTSFGLRLRSCGENPIAAESLGVNVYKYKYLAVVISGGLAGLGGAFLSLVASNIYLEGQTGGRGYIGLAAMIFGNWMPGGLALGAGLFGYTDSLKLRGGGTNVHALLLLIAILLVIGAVYLAWRKRYVPAAITAAVSALMFLWYGLTDEVPNQVVTATPYVVTLLVLSLSAQRLRMPKADGMPYRKGQGK, encoded by the coding sequence ATGAGCTCGGCAACCGTCGCCAAGGCCCCGGCCGAGCAGCCCGCACCGGGCCGCCGCCGCGTCTCGCTCCCCGTCCTCCTGCTGATCATCGCGGGTGTCCTCGTGCTGACCTCCGTGGTCCGCATGATCACCGGCGCCGACGGCATCACGTCCACCGGACAGATGTCGACGGCACTCAAGCTCGCCGTGCCGATCGGCCTCGCCGGACTCGGCGGCCTCTGGGCCGAGCGCGCGGGCGTGGTCAACATCGGCCTCGAGGGCATGCTCATCCTCGGCACCTGGTTCGGCGCCTGGGCGGGCTTCCAGTGGGGCCCGTGGGTCGGCGTCCTCTTCGGCATCATCGGCGGCGCGCTCGGCGGGCTGCTGCACGCGATCGTCACGATCACGTTCAACGTCAACCACATCGTCTCCGGTGTGGCCCTGAACATCCTCGCCCTGGGTGCCACCCGCTACCTCTCGACCTTCGCCTTCGAGGGCGAGGAGGGCGGTACGTCGAAGCAGTCGCCGCCCGTCGAGTCGCTCGGCAACTTCTCCGTGCCGGGCCTCTCCGACTGGCTCCAGGACCTCAACGACAAGCACTGGTTCCTCGTCTCGGACCTCGCGGGTCTGATCGGCGGCCTCATCACCGACCTCTCCCCGCTGACCGTGGTCGCGGTCGCCATGGTCCCGCTGAGCTGGTGGATCCTGTGGCGCACCTCGTTCGGTCTGCGCCTGCGCTCCTGCGGCGAGAACCCGATCGCGGCCGAGTCGCTCGGCGTCAACGTGTACAAGTACAAGTACCTGGCCGTGGTCATCTCCGGCGGCCTCGCCGGACTCGGCGGCGCCTTCCTCTCCCTGGTCGCCTCCAACATCTACCTGGAGGGCCAGACCGGCGGCCGCGGCTACATCGGCCTCGCCGCGATGATCTTCGGCAACTGGATGCCCGGCGGACTCGCGCTCGGCGCGGGCCTGTTCGGTTACACCGACAGCCTGAAGCTCCGGGGTGGCGGCACCAACGTCCACGCGCTGCTCCTGCTCATCGCGATCCTGCTGGTCATCGGCGCGGTCTACCTAGCCTGGCGCAAGCGGTACGTCCCCGCGGCGATCACCGCGGCCGTCTCCGCCCTGATGTTCCTGTGGTACGGCTTGACCGATGAGGTGCCCAACCAGGTCGTCACCGCCACTCCGTACGTGGTGACCCTGCTGGTCCTCTCGCTCTCCGCCCAGCGGCTCCGGATGCCGAAGGCGGACGGAATGCCGTACCGAAAGGGACAAGGCAAGTGA
- a CDS encoding sigma-70 family RNA polymerase sigma factor produces MSDIAGTTTDLDVTLEKHRVELTGYCYRMLGSAFEAEDAVQDTMVRAWRSFEKFEGRSSVRSWLYRIATNVCLDMLNAGNRRARPMDLTAAAPLAQAALNPRPDNTWLEPIPDARVLPNVGDPAEAAVAKESVRLAFVAALQSLPPKQRAVLILREVLAWKASEVAELIDTSVASVNSALQRARATLAERPEDGTAVSDPLDEEQQKLLERYVAAFEGYDMAALTALLAEDAVMTMPPFDLWLRGTTDITGFMTTIGASCANSRLVPVNVNGTPGFAHYKPDPDNGGFAPWAIQVIEISEGRITGFHCFLDTPRWFPLFGMPLHLDD; encoded by the coding sequence ATGAGCGACATCGCAGGGACGACGACCGATCTGGACGTCACGCTGGAGAAACACCGGGTCGAACTGACGGGGTACTGCTATCGGATGCTGGGCTCCGCCTTCGAGGCCGAGGACGCCGTGCAGGACACGATGGTGCGGGCCTGGCGCAGCTTCGAGAAGTTCGAGGGCCGCTCCAGCGTCCGGTCCTGGCTGTACCGCATCGCGACGAACGTCTGCCTGGACATGCTCAACGCGGGCAACCGCCGCGCCCGCCCCATGGACCTGACCGCCGCGGCCCCGCTGGCGCAGGCCGCGCTCAATCCGCGCCCGGACAACACCTGGCTTGAGCCGATCCCGGACGCCCGTGTGCTGCCGAACGTCGGCGACCCCGCGGAGGCGGCCGTCGCCAAGGAGTCGGTGCGCCTCGCGTTCGTCGCCGCGTTGCAGAGCCTGCCGCCGAAGCAGCGGGCGGTCCTCATCCTGCGCGAGGTCCTCGCGTGGAAGGCCAGCGAGGTCGCCGAGCTGATCGACACCTCCGTCGCCTCCGTGAACAGCGCGCTGCAGCGGGCCCGCGCCACCCTCGCCGAGCGGCCCGAGGACGGCACGGCCGTCTCCGACCCGCTCGACGAGGAGCAGCAGAAGCTCCTTGAGCGGTACGTCGCCGCGTTCGAGGGCTATGACATGGCGGCGCTGACCGCGCTGCTCGCCGAGGACGCCGTCATGACGATGCCGCCGTTCGACCTGTGGCTGCGCGGCACGACGGACATCACGGGCTTCATGACCACGATCGGCGCGTCGTGCGCCAACAGCCGCCTCGTCCCGGTGAACGTGAACGGCACGCCGGGCTTCGCGCACTACAAGCCGGACCCCGACAACGGTGGGTTCGCTCCCTGGGCGATCCAGGTCATCGAGATCTCAGAGGGCCGGATCACCGGCTTCCACTGCTTCCTGGACACGCCCCGGTGGTTCCCGCTGTTCGGCATGCCCCTCCATCTCGACGACTAG
- a CDS encoding adenosine deaminase: MTSQTHTTGHTDRETPSAEQIRRAPKVLLHDHLDGGLRPGTIVDLARENGYEGLPETDPDKLGIWFREAADSGSLERYLETFAHTCAVMQTKDALKRVAAECAEDLAEDGVVYAEIRYAPEQHLEQGLTLEEVVEAVNEGFREGERRAKENGHRIRVGALLTAMRHAARALEIAELANRYRDSGVVGFDIAGAEAGFPPTRHLDAFEFLKRENNHFTIHAGEAFGLPSIWQALQWCGADRLGHGVRIIDDIEIADDGTVRLGRLASYVRDKRIPLELCPTSNLQTGAATSYAEHPIGLLRKLHFRATVNTDNRLMSGTSMSREFEHLVGTFGYSLDDMQWFTVNAMKSAFIPFDERLAMINDVIKPGYAELKSEWLFRQTVSTSGSVGS; the protein is encoded by the coding sequence ATGACGAGCCAGACACACACGACCGGTCACACGGACCGTGAAACGCCCAGCGCCGAGCAGATCCGCCGCGCCCCGAAGGTGCTCCTCCACGACCACCTCGACGGCGGCCTGCGCCCCGGCACGATCGTCGACCTCGCCCGTGAGAACGGGTACGAGGGCCTGCCCGAGACCGACCCCGACAAGCTCGGGATCTGGTTCCGCGAGGCGGCCGACTCCGGCTCCCTGGAGCGGTACCTGGAGACCTTCGCCCACACCTGCGCGGTGATGCAGACGAAGGACGCCCTCAAGCGCGTGGCCGCCGAGTGCGCCGAGGACCTCGCCGAGGACGGCGTCGTCTACGCCGAGATCCGGTACGCCCCCGAGCAGCACCTGGAGCAGGGGCTCACCCTCGAAGAGGTCGTCGAGGCCGTCAACGAGGGCTTCCGCGAGGGCGAGCGCCGCGCGAAGGAGAACGGTCACCGCATCCGCGTGGGCGCGCTCCTCACCGCGATGCGGCACGCCGCCCGAGCCCTGGAGATCGCCGAACTCGCCAACCGCTACCGCGACTCGGGCGTCGTCGGCTTCGACATCGCGGGCGCCGAGGCCGGGTTCCCGCCCACCCGCCACCTCGACGCCTTCGAGTTCCTGAAGCGCGAGAACAACCACTTCACGATCCACGCGGGCGAGGCCTTCGGTCTGCCGTCGATCTGGCAGGCCCTGCAGTGGTGCGGCGCCGACCGCCTCGGCCACGGCGTGCGCATCATCGACGACATCGAGATCGCCGATGACGGCACCGTCCGCCTCGGCCGCCTCGCGTCGTACGTACGGGACAAGCGCATCCCGCTGGAGCTCTGCCCGACGTCCAACCTCCAGACGGGCGCCGCCACTTCCTACGCGGAGCACCCCATCGGGCTGCTGCGCAAGCTGCACTTCCGCGCGACGGTGAACACCGACAACCGTCTGATGTCCGGCACCAGCATGAGCCGCGAATTCGAGCACCTGGTCGGCACGTTCGGCTACTCGCTCGACGACATGCAGTGGTTCACAGTCAATGCGATGAAATCAGCATTCATTCCTTTCGATGAACGACTGGCCATGATCAACGACGTGATCAAGCCCGGCTATGCCGAGCTGAAGTCCGAATGGCTGTTCCGCCAGACCGTCTCGACCAGCGGTTCTGTCGGGAGCTGA
- a CDS encoding alpha/beta hydrolase, giving the protein MAQEGTAEPAGAARLGRVIGTAPSSVGGVVLLLPGGAETSSRKPSPLAGVGVRALGRRLAQDGREAGLVTHVVHYRCRGWNGAQAELARDTNWAADEIVRLYGDVPVCLAGVDMGGRAALRAGGHTAVDSVLAMAPWLPEDDVAAPPEPVKQLAGRRVLIVHGTNDERTDPELSFRLAERAKKANRDVCRFEVHSDGHRLHQHQSEVLALASDFVMGTLFGADFARPLEDALAAPPPLGLRMPLASGFGRSLRR; this is encoded by the coding sequence ATGGCACAGGAAGGGACCGCGGAGCCGGCGGGCGCGGCCAGGCTCGGGCGTGTGATCGGGACGGCGCCTTCGTCGGTGGGCGGAGTGGTGCTGCTGCTCCCCGGTGGCGCCGAGACCTCCAGCCGCAAGCCGTCGCCGCTCGCGGGGGTCGGGGTGCGTGCGCTGGGCCGCAGACTCGCCCAGGACGGCCGGGAGGCGGGGCTCGTCACGCACGTCGTGCACTACCGCTGCCGGGGCTGGAACGGGGCGCAGGCGGAGCTGGCCCGCGACACGAACTGGGCGGCCGACGAAATCGTACGTCTCTACGGCGACGTCCCCGTCTGTCTCGCCGGAGTGGACATGGGCGGCCGGGCAGCGCTCCGCGCGGGCGGGCACACGGCCGTCGACTCCGTGTTGGCGATGGCGCCCTGGCTGCCCGAGGACGATGTGGCGGCGCCGCCCGAGCCGGTGAAGCAGCTCGCGGGGCGGCGGGTGCTCATCGTGCACGGCACGAACGACGAGCGGACCGATCCCGAGCTGTCGTTCCGGCTCGCCGAGCGGGCGAAGAAGGCGAACCGGGACGTGTGCAGGTTCGAGGTGCACTCGGACGGGCACCGGCTGCACCAGCATCAGTCCGAAGTCCTCGCGCTGGCTTCGGACTTCGTGATGGGGACGTTGTTCGGGGCGGACTTCGCCCGGCCCCTTGAGGACGCGTTGGCGGCGCCGCCGCCGCTGGGGCTGCGGATGCCTCTTGCCTCCGGCTTCGGGCGGTCGCTCCGGAGGTGA